A genomic stretch from Chitinophaga agri includes:
- a CDS encoding alpha/beta fold hydrolase, whose amino-acid sequence MSITASVIKKNNIHICGKQDALQTIIFGHGFGSSQTAFAALVRAFEQDYKIVLFDNVGGGKADIDAFNPSRYSGIQGYVTDLSDIIKSLQLSNIIYVGHSVNGMIGLLTANKYPDYFDKLVLLGSSPRYLNDTETAYTGGFDMEALTGLYNAMSTNYYAWASGFSALVMRNPDQPHFAEAFAATLSAIRPDIALSVAKAIFEMDHREDLAHCTIPSLIIQTADDVAVPVVVGDYLEQHIPGSRKVVVNATGHFPHIVAPEEVISAIRTFI is encoded by the coding sequence ATGAGCATCACAGCAAGTGTAATAAAGAAAAACAATATTCATATCTGCGGAAAACAGGACGCATTACAGACTATCATCTTCGGCCATGGCTTTGGTTCCTCACAGACCGCGTTTGCCGCACTGGTAAGAGCCTTTGAGCAGGACTATAAAATTGTATTGTTTGATAATGTTGGCGGTGGTAAAGCTGATATTGATGCTTTCAACCCCTCACGTTACAGCGGTATACAGGGATATGTAACAGACCTGTCTGATATTATTAAGTCTTTACAGTTATCTAACATTATTTATGTAGGTCATTCGGTGAACGGAATGATTGGTTTGCTGACGGCTAACAAGTACCCCGACTACTTCGATAAACTGGTACTGCTCGGTAGTAGTCCGCGGTATTTGAATGATACGGAGACCGCTTATACCGGTGGATTTGATATGGAAGCACTCACTGGTCTATACAATGCAATGAGTACAAATTACTATGCCTGGGCCAGTGGTTTTTCAGCACTTGTGATGAGAAATCCTGACCAGCCGCATTTTGCAGAAGCTTTTGCCGCGACCTTATCTGCCATACGTCCTGACATTGCATTATCAGTAGCAAAAGCTATCTTCGAGATGGATCATCGTGAAGATCTGGCGCATTGTACTATACCGTCCCTCATTATACAGACCGCCGATGACGTGGCCGTACCAGTTGTAGTGGGCGATTACCTGGAACAACATATTCCAGGTAGCAGGAAGGTCGTAGTGAACGCAACAGGACATTTTCCACATATCGTCGCTCCGGAAGAGGTGATCAGTGCCATCCGTACTTTTATATGA
- a CDS encoding DUF4397 domain-containing protein, with the protein MTPLNYASKGLLATLALTGMFAFSSCSKDDDDTTVDPDATVKIVNVLPDAGPVDVYNGSSKLNSSSIGYGEATGYLNVKDGDARFDFKSTVTGSTVLSAPVDFDGGSYSLFAAGETDGNATVGILAKDDLGAPASGKAKVRFVHASSDAPAVNFLLNNNAVISSAGFKSASEFREVDAGTYSLKLNNASSGETVITRDGIVMEAGKIYTVVAQGLVSPTPVVEQPFSLNILANN; encoded by the coding sequence ATGACACCTCTGAATTATGCCAGCAAGGGTCTGTTAGCCACGTTAGCCCTGACAGGAATGTTTGCGTTTTCATCATGCAGTAAAGATGATGACGATACTACTGTTGACCCTGATGCAACTGTCAAAATTGTGAACGTTTTACCGGATGCGGGACCTGTAGATGTATACAATGGTTCCAGTAAACTTAATTCATCTTCCATCGGCTATGGTGAAGCTACCGGTTATCTGAATGTGAAGGACGGCGATGCCAGATTTGATTTCAAATCAACCGTGACAGGTAGCACTGTACTCTCTGCTCCTGTTGACTTTGACGGCGGCAGTTACTCATTGTTCGCTGCCGGCGAAACAGATGGTAACGCGACTGTAGGTATCCTTGCGAAAGATGATCTGGGCGCGCCTGCAAGCGGTAAGGCAAAAGTACGTTTTGTACATGCCAGCAGTGATGCACCTGCTGTAAATTTCCTGCTGAATAATAACGCAGTTATAAGCAGTGCAGGTTTTAAATCAGCCAGTGAATTCAGAGAAGTAGATGCAGGTACCTATTCACTGAAACTGAATAATGCTTCAAGTGGAGAAACTGTGATCACCCGTGATGGTATTGTGATGGAAGCAGGTAAGATCTACACAGTAGTAGCACAGGGACTGGTTAGTCCCACACCAGTAGTTGAGCAGCCTTTTTCTCTCAATATTCTGGCGAATAATTAA
- a CDS encoding 3-keto-disaccharide hydrolase produces the protein MYKKTLTTAAAVVLSATLFAQSKPEDTEVWEPVPAVVTPGKVNTDAPSDAIILFDGKNLDQWVSVNDTTQAAKWKVAGGIFTVDKSTGNIQTKRSFNNYQLHLEWRVPKNITGTGQGRGNSGLFLASTGSGDDGYELQILDNYNNKTYVNGQSASIYKQTAPLANANRKPGEWQTYDVIWTAPRFNADGSVQSPARVTVFFNGVLVQNNTELAGPTRYIGKASYNKAHGPSPIKLQSHGDKSEPLSFRNIWIREL, from the coding sequence ATGTACAAGAAAACGCTTACAACAGCCGCAGCTGTTGTGCTCTCTGCCACGTTATTTGCGCAGTCGAAACCGGAGGATACAGAAGTATGGGAACCGGTACCAGCGGTTGTTACACCCGGTAAAGTAAATACAGATGCGCCTTCCGACGCGATCATCCTGTTTGACGGTAAGAACCTGGACCAGTGGGTATCTGTAAACGATACGACCCAGGCAGCAAAATGGAAAGTCGCAGGTGGAATATTTACAGTAGATAAATCTACCGGCAACATTCAGACGAAAAGATCCTTCAATAATTATCAGCTGCACCTGGAATGGCGTGTACCTAAGAATATCACCGGTACAGGGCAGGGCAGAGGTAACAGCGGTCTGTTCCTGGCTTCCACAGGTAGCGGTGATGATGGTTATGAACTGCAGATCCTTGATAACTACAATAACAAAACATATGTGAACGGTCAGTCGGCGAGCATCTATAAACAAACGGCTCCACTGGCAAATGCTAACCGCAAACCAGGTGAGTGGCAAACGTATGATGTGATCTGGACGGCGCCACGTTTCAACGCTGATGGCTCCGTGCAGTCTCCTGCCCGTGTAACTGTATTCTTCAATGGTGTACTGGTGCAGAACAATACAGAGCTGGCAGGTCCTACAAGATATATCGGCAAGGCGTCTTACAATAAGGCACATGGCCCTAGTCCGATCAAGCTGCAGTCTCACGGCGATAAGAGTGAGCCACTGAGCTTCAGAAATATCTGGATCAGAGAATTATAG
- a CDS encoding AAA family ATPase — MQPVTFESPLVDKLNGILQRLKGTFVGKDDVIDLMGICLAGRENLFLFGPPGTAKSAIVRELSRQLDVQTFEYLLTRFTEPNELFGPFDIRKLRDGELVTNTEGMLPEASLVFLDELLNANSAILNSLLMALNEKIFRRGKETRELPALIFIGASNHLPEDEALQALFDRFLLRVRCTNVDPAMLNSVLQAGWGLEQAATNGQEGIPAADLRTLQQLTTTVDLNAVRPDYIMLIQQLRNAGVQISDRRAVKLQRLIAASALLCKRTTAILSDLWVLRYIWDTEEQVEIIAGIVNTVIAQAATHPQEHPRANNSGTPDAETLYSEVEELHQQWDDPAATPASRAQIKDRLRSITSRCEWISNATQRNYVQEPIDGLWKKIMQTA; from the coding sequence ATGCAACCTGTAACCTTTGAATCACCGCTGGTAGACAAACTGAATGGTATCCTGCAACGCCTGAAAGGCACATTCGTAGGAAAAGATGATGTGATAGACCTGATGGGTATCTGCCTAGCAGGCAGAGAGAACCTGTTCCTGTTCGGTCCTCCGGGTACCGCCAAAAGTGCCATTGTACGTGAACTATCCCGCCAGCTGGATGTGCAGACATTTGAATACCTGCTCACCCGCTTCACAGAACCCAACGAACTCTTTGGCCCGTTCGACATCCGTAAACTACGCGACGGCGAGCTGGTTACCAATACCGAAGGCATGTTGCCGGAAGCATCGCTCGTATTTCTCGACGAGCTGCTGAACGCCAACAGTGCTATTCTGAACAGCCTGCTCATGGCGCTGAACGAAAAGATCTTCCGCAGAGGTAAAGAAACACGCGAACTGCCGGCCCTGATCTTCATCGGCGCCAGCAATCACCTGCCTGAAGATGAAGCTCTCCAGGCATTGTTTGACAGGTTCCTGCTCCGTGTACGTTGTACCAACGTGGACCCCGCCATGCTGAATAGCGTACTGCAGGCAGGCTGGGGATTGGAACAGGCCGCGACCAATGGACAGGAAGGTATCCCCGCGGCGGACCTCCGCACCCTGCAGCAGCTCACCACCACCGTGGACCTGAACGCTGTAAGACCGGATTACATTATGCTGATACAGCAGCTGCGCAATGCGGGTGTACAGATCTCAGACAGACGTGCGGTGAAACTCCAGCGCCTGATCGCAGCCAGCGCCCTGCTTTGTAAAAGAACGACAGCCATCCTCTCCGACCTCTGGGTCCTGCGTTACATCTGGGATACAGAAGAACAGGTGGAGATCATTGCCGGCATCGTCAACACCGTGATCGCACAAGCCGCCACACATCCGCAGGAACATCCCCGCGCGAACAACAGTGGTACGCCGGATGCAGAAACACTTTACAGTGAAGTGGAAGAGCTGCATCAGCAATGGGACGATCCTGCTGCTACACCGGCGTCCCGTGCACAGATCAAGGACAGGCTGCGCAGCATCACCAGCCGCTGTGAATGGATCAGTAATGCGACACAACGCAACTACGTACAGGAACCCATAGATGGACTATGGAAGAAGATAATGCAAACAGCATGA
- a CDS encoding TetR/AcrR family transcriptional regulator, with product MDKKLIRDAYKTYWLENGKKPVSVYTFCQQLEISETNFYDSYSSFDALEKDIWRAFLEETLDKLKEDEIYQNYSAREKLLTFYFLWVQTLRENRSYILQQKEQYLVPGLHLDKLEAFRIAFYDYIRALILEGYQTGEIKERKYISDQYVHGFWLQALFVLRYWTKDDSDRFEMTDAAIEKAVNLSFQLISSNTLDSILDFGKFMFARK from the coding sequence ATGGATAAAAAACTCATACGCGACGCTTATAAAACTTACTGGCTGGAAAATGGTAAAAAGCCTGTTTCTGTGTATACCTTCTGTCAGCAGCTGGAGATCTCAGAAACAAACTTTTACGACAGCTATTCCTCATTTGATGCACTGGAGAAAGACATCTGGCGCGCCTTCCTGGAAGAGACACTGGACAAGCTGAAGGAGGACGAGATCTATCAGAACTATTCTGCCCGGGAGAAACTGCTGACTTTTTATTTCCTCTGGGTACAGACATTACGCGAAAACAGAAGTTATATTTTACAGCAGAAAGAGCAATACCTGGTACCAGGTCTGCACCTGGACAAACTGGAAGCCTTCCGTATCGCGTTTTATGACTATATCCGTGCACTCATCCTGGAAGGTTATCAGACGGGTGAGATCAAGGAACGTAAGTACATTTCTGACCAGTATGTACACGGTTTCTGGTTACAGGCCCTGTTTGTACTGCGTTACTGGACAAAAGATGACAGTGACCGCTTTGAAATGACAGATGCTGCCATCGAAAAAGCCGTTAATCTGAGCTTCCAGCTGATCAGTTCCAATACGCTTGACAGCATACTGGACTTTGGAAAATTCATGTTTGCAAGGAAATAA
- a CDS encoding ABC1 kinase family protein: MKEQTNIPTGKVERASKFVTTGLKVGTNYLKHYTKKLIDPSISREELHADNAEDIYDTLSNLKGSALKVAQMLSMDRGMLPKAYSERFAMSQYSAPPLSGPLVINTFIKTLGKSPSQLYDKFEMQASNAASIGQVHKAVKWGKDLAVKIQYPGVANSVKSDLRIVKPFAMRIVGMTEVDMDKYFQEIEGKLLEETDYQLEIRRSIEVSEKCAHIPNLVFPVYYPELSSDRIITMDWLKGFHLKEFLERDPSQEARNQIGQALWDFYQFQVHALKQVHADPHPGNFLMREDGTVGVFDFGCIKEIPEDFYVNYFLLTNKEVLKDEVRRREIYTNLEMIHPSDTEKEVVFFSGLFQRMIDLLTLPFTQEEFDFGNESYFTEIYAYMDYLSNLKEVRESKVARGSRHSLYVNRTYFGLYSILSDLKAKVITNEARIQTMMHPA, translated from the coding sequence ATGAAAGAACAAACTAATATCCCTACCGGAAAAGTTGAACGTGCCAGCAAATTTGTTACGACGGGATTAAAAGTAGGTACCAATTACCTTAAACATTATACAAAGAAACTTATTGATCCTTCTATTAGCAGAGAAGAGCTGCATGCCGACAATGCAGAGGACATTTACGACACCCTCAGCAATCTGAAAGGAAGCGCATTGAAAGTTGCGCAGATGCTTAGTATGGACCGCGGCATGCTGCCAAAGGCTTATTCAGAGCGTTTTGCCATGTCTCAGTACAGTGCCCCTCCCCTTTCCGGCCCGCTGGTGATCAATACATTTATAAAGACACTGGGCAAATCTCCTTCCCAGCTATATGATAAGTTTGAGATGCAGGCGTCTAATGCAGCGTCTATCGGACAGGTGCATAAGGCCGTAAAATGGGGGAAGGACCTGGCGGTGAAGATCCAGTATCCGGGAGTGGCGAACAGTGTTAAATCCGACTTACGTATCGTAAAGCCTTTCGCCATGCGTATCGTAGGAATGACAGAAGTGGATATGGACAAGTACTTCCAGGAAATAGAAGGAAAGCTGCTGGAAGAAACTGATTACCAACTGGAGATAAGACGCTCTATAGAAGTATCTGAGAAATGCGCGCATATTCCAAATCTTGTATTCCCGGTATATTACCCGGAACTCTCAAGTGACAGGATCATTACGATGGACTGGCTCAAAGGGTTCCACCTGAAAGAATTCCTGGAACGTGATCCGTCTCAGGAAGCACGTAATCAGATCGGACAGGCACTGTGGGACTTCTACCAGTTCCAGGTACATGCGCTAAAACAGGTACATGCCGATCCGCACCCGGGCAATTTCCTGATGCGGGAAGATGGTACTGTAGGTGTGTTTGACTTTGGTTGTATCAAGGAAATTCCGGAGGACTTCTACGTTAATTACTTCCTGCTGACCAATAAAGAGGTACTGAAAGATGAAGTAAGGCGTAGAGAGATCTATACGAACCTGGAAATGATCCATCCGAGTGATACCGAAAAAGAAGTGGTATTCTTCTCAGGGCTGTTCCAGCGTATGATCGATCTGCTGACGCTTCCGTTCACCCAGGAGGAATTTGACTTTGGCAATGAGTCCTATTTCACGGAAATATATGCCTACATGGACTACCTCTCCAATCTGAAGGAAGTAAGAGAGTCCAAGGTAGCGAGGGGTTCCCGACACTCGCTGTATGTGAACAGAACGTATTTCGGCCTGTATTCTATCCTGAGTGACCTGAAGGCAAAGGTCATCACCAATGAGGCACGTATCCAGACAATGATGCACCCGGCATAA
- a CDS encoding discoidin domain-containing protein, with product MKIYKLTNIKALVFLALIMAVLTGCDKKKERVYELLPPDPETEKDLTELAINMTVSIENSGGANAGEGSRKLIDNDLDSKFLIFSFDPTFYIQLEYDIAERLDAYTLTSANDADGRDPKNWKILASNDKATWTELDNQTNQAFDARRKTVRYEFTNSEKFKYYRFAISELKGGTSGLFQLAEWRVIRRPQQ from the coding sequence ATGAAGATTTACAAACTAACCAACATTAAAGCTCTGGTCTTCCTTGCGCTGATAATGGCGGTGCTTACAGGATGCGACAAAAAGAAAGAACGCGTCTATGAATTACTACCTCCTGATCCGGAAACCGAAAAAGACCTCACTGAACTGGCCATCAACATGACCGTAAGCATTGAGAACTCTGGTGGTGCTAACGCTGGCGAGGGTTCCAGGAAACTGATCGACAATGACCTCGATTCCAAGTTCCTGATCTTCTCTTTTGATCCGACCTTCTACATTCAACTGGAATATGATATAGCAGAGCGACTGGATGCATACACACTGACCTCTGCAAACGATGCGGATGGCAGAGATCCGAAAAACTGGAAAATACTGGCTTCAAACGATAAGGCTACCTGGACAGAACTGGACAATCAGACCAACCAGGCATTCGACGCTAGAAGGAAAACTGTACGTTATGAATTCACCAATAGTGAGAAATTCAAATACTACCGCTTTGCGATCTCTGAGCTGAAAGGTGGTACAAGTGGTCTCTTCCAGCTGGCTGAATGGCGCGTGATCAGAAGACCACAACAATAA
- a CDS encoding SusC/RagA family TonB-linked outer membrane protein, which produces MLGNFKKSLTMGGLCLSGLLVTTAVVAQQAEKITITGNVKDELRAVMPGVMIINQTSKAGVPTDEKGNFSINAKRGDTLVARLVGYEPYLFVINKTIDFDITLKATNSSLNEVVVVGFGQQKKISLVGAQSSVKVEDLKQPVANLSAALAGRIAGVVGVQRSGLPGSNSADLWIRGISTFNKSGNNASPLIVVDGVQGRDINTFDPEDIASFTVLKDAAATAVYGVAGANGVVIVTTKKGIPGKANLMFNYNHGITSFTKVPELTDGVMYMMLRNEAQRNTGLTPEYSNNTINSTILKEDPNLYPNVDWMDALFKDVSQNRRANFSARGGTDASAYYVSLGYYDETSLLNTDALQSYNASTRYKRYNFTSNVNMNWTKTTKFDLGIQGYISSMNQPDVGPEDAFRNVMQTNPVLYPIMYPGNLVPSVNSQGAQPNPYAQITQTGYRNTFSNQVYSNARISQDLKMITPGLSAYGLFSFDVYNTHQIRRYRNRSAYLINKARPYNADGSINLNLISNGSDDLKYERGNNSNRQFYVEGAVNYDRNIGNKGHLTAMFLYNQREEVQAFAGDVTSSLPYRSMGLAGRGTYSYDDRYFAEVNFGYNGSENFAPGKKFGFFPSFGVGWVISNEAFFENAKQSVQFFKLRYSDGKVGDGGNGGRRFGYLTLVATNPNGDDVGMDFGKNGAIIGRDGTVITDYGSNVTWATSHKQDLGIEIRTLNDHLSLTADFFKERRSGVFLQRASLSTFIGLNSAPWGNLGIIENKGIDVTLDVTPVKIAKDLTIDGRATFSYNRDKVIENDQPVQPFPYMEKRGTNYNSTYGYVAEGLFVDQSDIDKHANQSIFGTVHPGDIKYADLNGDGIINANDVKRIGNGDVPTTIYGFGLNITYKNFYIGAFFQGVAGADRLLGGDGMIPFNNSTGPERSNLFAIAEDRWTEANPNQNAFYPRLAYGNAANKNNSQTSSWWIKDIDFLRLKTADLGYNLPKNVLRKVGMKNARVYIQGLNLFYWSKFKLWDPELNTNNGTNYPNVRSVNIGVQANF; this is translated from the coding sequence ATGCTTGGAAATTTTAAAAAGTCTCTTACGATGGGTGGCCTATGCCTGTCGGGTCTATTAGTCACTACGGCGGTTGTCGCACAACAAGCCGAAAAGATCACCATCACAGGTAACGTAAAAGATGAGCTGAGAGCTGTGATGCCTGGCGTTATGATCATCAACCAGACTTCCAAGGCTGGCGTTCCTACTGATGAAAAAGGTAACTTCTCTATCAATGCAAAAAGAGGTGATACCCTGGTAGCACGTCTTGTGGGATATGAACCTTACCTGTTTGTAATCAACAAAACAATTGATTTTGATATTACCCTGAAAGCCACCAACAGCTCCCTGAATGAGGTAGTAGTAGTGGGTTTCGGCCAACAAAAAAAGATCAGCCTCGTTGGTGCACAGTCTTCAGTAAAAGTGGAAGACCTGAAACAACCGGTAGCTAACCTGAGTGCTGCACTCGCTGGCCGTATCGCTGGTGTGGTAGGTGTTCAGCGTTCCGGTTTACCTGGTTCCAACAGTGCTGACCTGTGGATCCGTGGTATCTCTACCTTTAACAAGTCTGGTAACAATGCCTCTCCGCTGATCGTAGTGGATGGTGTACAGGGTCGTGATATCAATACCTTTGATCCGGAAGATATCGCTTCCTTCACGGTACTGAAAGATGCGGCTGCTACCGCTGTATATGGTGTGGCGGGTGCAAACGGCGTTGTGATCGTTACCACCAAAAAAGGTATACCCGGCAAAGCCAATCTGATGTTCAACTATAACCATGGTATCACTTCTTTCACCAAGGTACCTGAACTGACGGACGGTGTGATGTACATGATGCTGCGCAACGAAGCACAGCGTAATACCGGCCTGACTCCAGAGTACTCCAACAATACTATCAACTCCACTATTCTGAAAGAAGATCCGAACTTATATCCGAATGTGGATTGGATGGACGCGCTTTTCAAAGACGTGAGCCAGAACAGACGTGCTAACTTCAGCGCGCGTGGTGGTACTGATGCATCTGCTTACTATGTGTCTCTCGGCTACTACGATGAAACGAGCTTGCTGAACACAGACGCCCTGCAGAGCTATAATGCATCTACCCGTTACAAACGTTACAACTTTACTTCCAACGTAAATATGAACTGGACCAAGACCACCAAATTTGATCTCGGTATCCAGGGCTATATTTCCTCTATGAACCAGCCTGATGTTGGACCTGAAGACGCGTTCCGTAACGTGATGCAGACCAACCCTGTGCTTTATCCGATCATGTATCCGGGTAACCTGGTGCCAAGTGTGAACTCACAGGGTGCACAGCCAAACCCATATGCGCAGATCACACAGACCGGTTACAGGAACACCTTCTCTAACCAGGTATATTCCAATGCACGTATCTCTCAGGACCTGAAAATGATCACTCCGGGATTATCTGCTTACGGTTTATTCTCATTTGACGTATATAATACACACCAGATCCGCCGCTACCGCAACAGAAGCGCGTACCTGATCAACAAGGCGCGTCCTTACAACGCAGATGGCAGCATCAACCTGAACCTGATCTCTAATGGTAGTGATGACCTGAAGTACGAGCGTGGAAACAACTCTAACCGTCAGTTCTACGTAGAGGGTGCAGTGAACTATGACAGAAACATCGGTAACAAAGGTCACCTGACTGCCATGTTCCTGTACAATCAGCGTGAAGAAGTGCAGGCATTCGCCGGTGACGTAACCAGCTCACTCCCCTACCGCAGCATGGGTCTGGCAGGTAGAGGTACTTACTCTTACGATGACAGATACTTTGCAGAGGTGAACTTCGGTTACAATGGTTCCGAAAACTTCGCACCAGGCAAGAAATTCGGTTTCTTCCCATCATTTGGTGTGGGTTGGGTGATCTCTAATGAAGCCTTCTTCGAAAACGCGAAACAATCTGTTCAGTTCTTCAAACTCCGTTACTCTGATGGTAAAGTAGGTGATGGCGGTAACGGTGGCCGTCGCTTCGGTTACCTGACACTGGTTGCTACGAATCCTAATGGAGATGATGTGGGTATGGACTTCGGTAAGAATGGCGCCATTATCGGCAGAGATGGTACTGTCATCACTGACTATGGTTCCAATGTAACCTGGGCTACCTCCCACAAACAGGATTTAGGTATCGAGATCAGAACACTGAACGATCACCTGTCCCTGACAGCAGACTTCTTTAAAGAAAGACGTTCCGGCGTATTCCTGCAGAGAGCTTCCCTGTCTACTTTCATTGGTCTGAACTCTGCACCATGGGGTAACCTGGGTATCATCGAGAACAAAGGTATCGACGTAACCCTCGATGTAACTCCGGTGAAGATCGCCAAAGACCTGACGATCGATGGTCGTGCGACTTTCTCTTACAACAGGGATAAAGTAATTGAAAACGATCAGCCGGTACAGCCTTTCCCTTATATGGAAAAACGCGGTACTAACTATAACTCTACTTACGGTTATGTAGCAGAAGGACTGTTCGTTGATCAGTCAGATATCGACAAACATGCGAACCAGTCCATCTTTGGTACCGTACACCCTGGTGATATTAAATATGCTGACTTAAACGGCGACGGTATTATTAATGCGAACGACGTTAAACGTATCGGTAATGGTGATGTACCAACTACTATCTACGGTTTCGGTCTGAATATCACCTACAAAAACTTCTACATCGGCGCATTCTTCCAGGGTGTTGCAGGTGCTGACAGACTGCTGGGTGGCGATGGTATGATTCCATTTAACAACAGCACCGGTCCGGAAAGAAGTAACCTGTTTGCTATCGCAGAAGACAGATGGACAGAAGCTAACCCTAACCAGAACGCCTTCTACCCTCGTCTCGCTTATGGTAACGCAGCTAACAAGAACAACTCTCAGACTTCCAGCTGGTGGATAAAAGACATTGATTTCCTCCGTCTTAAAACCGCTGACCTGGGTTACAACCTGCCTAAGAACGTGTTGAGAAAAGTAGGTATGAAGAATGCACGTGTATATATACAGGGTCTGAACCTGTTCTACTGGAGCAAATTCAAACTGTGGGATCCTGAGCTGAACACCAACAACGGTACCAACTACCCGAACGTAAGATCTGTAAACATCGGTGTGCAGGCTAACTTCTAA